A window of Corallococcus macrosporus DSM 14697 contains these coding sequences:
- the glmS gene encoding glutamine--fructose-6-phosphate transaminase (isomerizing) produces MCGIVGYVGDKESAPILVSGLKRLEYRGYDSAGVAVLNQRKLNVVRATGKLRNLENRVVADQPPGNIGIGHTRWATHGRPSDENAHPHTYKDVAVVHNGIIENHLALKEQLRSRGHVFSSETDSEVFAHLIAEELERGLELPDAVRAAITQVKGTYALAVLTASDPSRIVCTKDASPMVLGLGQGQNFLASDVPALLEHTRDFVYMEEGDLAVITAAAVDIFNRQGQKVNRPTRRIDWTPMMAEKGGHKHFMHKEIWEQPRAIADTLRGRMLLSEGDVHFEGWNLSAEKVRSLTKVTILACGTSWHSGVAGKHMIESLARLPVEVELASEFRYRDPIVDGTHLAIAISQSGETADTLAAFKEAKARGATAMAICNVIGSAMTREADFSVLTNAGPEIGVASTKAFTTQLVALYLLAVKLGRMRGTLSVPAAQEHLTHLTQVPKMIEDVLKCEPAVTRVSREFMNAQDFLFLGRGPMHPVALEGALKLKEISYIHAEGYAGGEMKHGPIALIDDKMPVVVIAPKQPHVAYEKIIGNIEEVRARGGKVIAIIDEDDEHVTTLADHVIRIPAACALLAPVVATIPLQLLAYHVADLRGNDVDQPRNLAKSVTVE; encoded by the coding sequence ATGTGCGGGATTGTTGGTTACGTCGGTGACAAGGAATCAGCCCCCATCCTGGTGTCGGGCCTGAAGCGGCTCGAGTACCGTGGCTATGACTCGGCGGGCGTGGCGGTGCTGAACCAGCGCAAGCTCAACGTCGTGCGAGCCACGGGCAAGCTCCGCAACCTGGAGAACCGGGTGGTGGCGGACCAGCCGCCGGGCAACATCGGCATCGGGCACACCCGCTGGGCCACCCACGGCCGTCCCTCCGACGAGAACGCGCACCCGCACACGTACAAGGACGTGGCGGTGGTGCACAACGGCATCATCGAGAATCACCTGGCGCTCAAGGAGCAGCTCCGCTCGCGCGGGCACGTCTTCTCCTCGGAGACGGACTCGGAGGTGTTCGCGCACCTCATCGCCGAGGAGCTGGAGCGCGGCCTGGAGCTGCCGGACGCGGTCCGCGCGGCGATTACGCAGGTGAAGGGCACCTACGCGCTGGCGGTGCTGACGGCCAGCGACCCCAGCCGCATCGTCTGCACCAAGGACGCGTCCCCCATGGTGCTGGGCCTGGGCCAGGGGCAGAACTTCCTGGCCAGCGACGTGCCGGCGCTGCTCGAGCACACCCGCGACTTCGTCTACATGGAAGAGGGTGACCTGGCCGTCATCACCGCGGCGGCCGTGGACATCTTCAACCGCCAGGGCCAGAAGGTGAACCGGCCCACCCGCCGCATCGACTGGACGCCGATGATGGCGGAGAAGGGCGGCCACAAGCACTTCATGCACAAGGAAATCTGGGAGCAGCCCCGCGCCATCGCGGACACGCTGCGCGGCCGGATGCTCCTGTCGGAAGGCGACGTGCACTTCGAGGGCTGGAACCTGTCGGCGGAGAAGGTCCGCTCCCTGACGAAGGTCACCATCCTGGCGTGCGGCACCTCGTGGCACTCCGGGGTCGCCGGCAAGCACATGATTGAGTCGCTGGCGCGCCTGCCGGTGGAGGTGGAGCTGGCGAGCGAGTTCCGCTACCGCGACCCCATCGTGGACGGCACGCACCTGGCCATCGCCATCAGCCAGTCGGGTGAGACGGCGGACACGCTGGCGGCCTTCAAGGAGGCCAAGGCCCGCGGCGCCACGGCCATGGCCATCTGCAACGTCATTGGCAGCGCGATGACGCGCGAGGCCGACTTCTCCGTGCTCACCAACGCGGGCCCGGAGATTGGCGTGGCGTCCACCAAGGCGTTCACCACGCAGCTCGTGGCGCTGTACCTGCTGGCCGTCAAGCTGGGCCGCATGCGCGGCACCCTGTCCGTGCCGGCGGCGCAGGAGCACCTGACGCACCTGACGCAGGTGCCGAAGATGATTGAGGACGTCCTCAAGTGCGAGCCGGCCGTGACGCGCGTGTCGCGCGAGTTCATGAACGCCCAGGACTTCCTCTTCCTCGGCCGCGGCCCCATGCACCCGGTGGCGCTGGAGGGCGCGCTCAAGCTGAAGGAAATCTCGTACATCCACGCGGAGGGCTACGCGGGCGGTGAGATGAAGCACGGCCCCATCGCGCTCATCGACGACAAGATGCCGGTGGTCGTCATCGCGCCGAAGCAGCCGCACGTGGCCTACGAGAAAATCATCGGCAACATCGAGGAGGTCCGCGCGCGCGGTGGCAAGGTGATTGCCATCATCGACGAGGACGACGAGCACGTGACGACGCTGGCCGACCACGTCATCCGGATTCCGGCGGCCTGCGCGCTGCTGGCGCCGGTGGTGGCCACGATTCCCCTGCAGCTGCTCGCCTACCACGTGGCGGACCTGCGCGGGAACGACGTGGACCAGCCGCGCAACCTGGCCAAGAGCGTGACGGTGGAGTAG
- a CDS encoding TatD family hydrolase, with the protein MPTPPPIFDAHLHPEGLSDQDLESMRLFGVERALVVAHHFPEPTSKALLRHFDDLVERQLPRLERLGIRAYAALGVHPRCIPRRGLSEVLSALPGYFQGGRVVALGETGLHAGGEEEEEAFLEQLALARGLKLRVVVHTPTADKERHTRRILTLLRQSGLLPSRALVDHANARTVRTILEVGHWAGLTLHPEALKAERAVALVRRLGSERLMLDSDAGDGAGDILGLARAANLLAKASLSERIVRRITHENAARFFQVSG; encoded by the coding sequence GTGCCGACCCCGCCGCCCATCTTCGACGCCCACCTCCACCCGGAGGGCCTGAGCGACCAGGACCTGGAGTCCATGCGCCTCTTCGGCGTGGAGCGGGCGCTGGTGGTGGCGCACCACTTCCCGGAGCCCACGTCCAAGGCGCTGCTGCGCCACTTCGATGACCTGGTGGAGCGGCAGCTCCCCCGGCTGGAGCGCCTGGGCATCCGCGCGTACGCCGCGCTGGGCGTCCACCCGCGCTGCATCCCCCGGCGCGGGCTGAGCGAGGTGCTGTCCGCCCTGCCCGGCTACTTCCAGGGCGGGCGCGTGGTGGCCCTGGGCGAGACGGGCCTGCACGCGGGCGGAGAGGAAGAGGAGGAGGCCTTCCTGGAGCAGCTCGCGCTGGCCCGCGGCCTCAAGCTGCGCGTGGTGGTGCACACCCCCACCGCCGACAAGGAGCGCCACACGCGGCGCATCCTCACGCTGCTGCGGCAGTCGGGCCTCCTGCCCTCGCGCGCGCTGGTGGACCACGCCAACGCGCGCACGGTGCGCACCATCCTGGAGGTGGGCCACTGGGCCGGCCTGACGCTGCACCCCGAGGCGCTCAAGGCCGAGCGCGCCGTGGCGCTGGTGCGGCGGCTGGGCAGCGAGCGGCTCATGCTCGACTCGGACGCGGGCGACGGCGCCGGGGACATCCTCGGCCTGGCGCGCGCCGCCAACCTCCTGGCCAAGGCCAGCCTGTCCGAGCGCATCGTGCGCCGCATCACCCATGAGAACGCCGCCCGCTTCTTCCAGGTGAGCGGCTGA
- the recA gene encoding recombinase RecA gives MAVNQEKEKAIELAMSAVERQFGKGSIMRLGNDEPLMRDVQAIPTGSISLDIALGVGGVPKGRIIEIFGPESSGKTTLCLHIVAEAQKRGGICGYVDAEHALDVGYARKLGVRTDDLLLSQPDTGEQALEIAEMLVRSGAIDVLVVDSVAALVPKAELEGEMGDAHMGVQARLMSQALRKLTGTIAKSQTCVIFINQIRMKIGVMFGNPETTTGGNALKFYASQRLDIRRIGAIKNGDNVVGSRTRVKVVKNKVAPPFKEVEFDIMYGSGISREGDLIDLAANENIVEKSGSWFSFNGERIGQGRENVKDYLREHPEIAKDIEGRVLEKYGIGKTPGAAAAAPEEAAPAEGSEKRGRVKAVK, from the coding sequence ATGGCCGTGAATCAGGAGAAGGAAAAGGCGATCGAGCTGGCGATGTCCGCGGTGGAGCGCCAGTTCGGCAAGGGGTCCATCATGCGGCTCGGCAACGACGAGCCGCTGATGCGAGACGTTCAGGCCATCCCGACGGGCTCCATCTCGCTGGACATCGCCCTGGGCGTCGGTGGCGTGCCCAAGGGCCGCATCATCGAAATCTTCGGGCCGGAGTCGTCCGGTAAGACGACGCTGTGTCTCCACATCGTCGCGGAAGCGCAGAAGCGTGGCGGCATCTGCGGCTACGTGGACGCGGAGCACGCGCTGGACGTGGGCTACGCGCGCAAGCTGGGCGTGCGCACCGATGACCTGCTGCTGAGCCAGCCGGACACCGGTGAGCAGGCGCTGGAAATCGCGGAGATGCTGGTGCGCTCGGGCGCCATCGACGTGCTGGTGGTGGACTCGGTGGCCGCGCTCGTGCCGAAGGCGGAGCTCGAGGGTGAGATGGGCGACGCGCACATGGGTGTGCAGGCCCGCCTCATGAGCCAGGCGCTCCGCAAGCTGACGGGCACCATCGCCAAGAGCCAGACGTGCGTCATCTTCATCAACCAGATCCGCATGAAGATTGGCGTGATGTTCGGCAACCCGGAGACCACGACGGGCGGCAACGCGCTGAAGTTCTACGCGTCCCAGCGCCTGGACATCCGCCGCATCGGCGCCATCAAGAATGGCGACAACGTGGTGGGCAGCCGCACCCGCGTGAAGGTGGTGAAGAACAAGGTCGCGCCACCGTTCAAGGAAGTCGAGTTCGACATCATGTACGGCTCGGGCATCTCCCGTGAGGGCGACCTCATCGATCTCGCCGCCAACGAGAACATCGTGGAGAAGAGCGGGAGCTGGTTCTCCTTCAACGGCGAGCGCATCGGCCAGGGCCGGGAGAATGTGAAGGACTACCTGCGCGAGCACCCGGAGATTGCGAAGGACATCGAAGGCCGCGTGCTGGAGAAGTACGGCATCGGCAAGACGCCGGGCGCCGCCGCCGCGGCGCCGGAAGAGGCCGCGCCCGCCGAGGGCAGCGAGAAGCGCGGCCGCGTGAAGGCCGTGAAGTAG
- a CDS encoding DUF3106 domain-containing protein — MRAGNLAAALVLGVALLTGAPARAQAPTPRTAAERFEQMTPEQKEALRAKLREFKAMPPAEQARIRANLRRWRQLPPEERERIRANLRELERLTPAERQALRERARDLRKLDPAQRAELRQRMRRYLKENPERREQMLENLRRWRRLSPEQRQEVRERLRERRRR; from the coding sequence ATGAGGGCCGGGAACCTGGCGGCCGCGCTGGTGCTGGGCGTGGCGCTGCTCACGGGCGCTCCGGCGCGCGCGCAGGCGCCCACGCCGCGGACAGCGGCCGAGCGCTTCGAGCAGATGACGCCGGAGCAGAAGGAAGCGCTTCGCGCGAAGCTGCGCGAGTTCAAGGCCATGCCGCCCGCCGAGCAGGCCCGCATCCGCGCCAACCTGCGGCGCTGGCGCCAGCTTCCACCCGAGGAGCGCGAGCGCATCCGCGCCAACCTGCGCGAGCTCGAGCGCCTGACGCCCGCGGAGCGGCAGGCCCTGCGCGAGCGGGCCAGGGACTTGAGGAAGCTGGACCCGGCGCAGCGCGCCGAGCTGCGCCAGCGCATGCGGCGGTACCTGAAGGAGAACCCGGAGCGCCGCGAGCAGATGCTGGAGAACCTCCGCCGCTGGCGGCGGCTTTCGCCCGAGCAGCGGCAGGAGGTCCGGGAGCGCCTGCGTGAGCGGCGGCGCCGGTGA
- the ggt gene encoding gamma-glutamyltransferase — protein MDCSDSARRAEPVKEMSFRGAVLKRGLLTAVMLVACVAQAARPYRGGAVATAYPQASAAALEMLEKGGNATDAAVAAAFVAAVVGPYHSGIGGGGFALVHDAKRGDTKVLDFREVAPKAATRDMYVKDGKVVPGLSTDGALSVAVPGAVAGYLELLKAHGKLKPAVVLAPAIAAAKRGMWVTPRYRTMAEGRLACLRRDAEASRVFLVKDAQGQWEAPPVGHLIRQPDLARTLTAISKQGAKAFYAGPVAKAIATSVQAGGGILTQEDLAAYKTRGATPLAGSYRGHRVLTMPPPSAGGVAVIQVLTALEQLRPQGLAFRDAEALHLYVEAVRRAYVDRAKHLGDPAFVDVPLARLVSAGHVADLAGSIDPKKATPSASLLAPKEGVRGSTLTDEPTTLTPEPEKKNTTHISVIDKDGNAVAMTTTVNYGFGSCMVAKGTGVLLNDEMDDFAAQPGVPNAYGLVTGEPNAIAPGKVPLSSMSPTLVFSKEDPRRVMLAVGSPGGSTIPTTVIQVISNVVDHGMDVARAVNEGRVHHQYLPDEVWVDRWGLEPATLSALEAKGHKIRRVEQWGDAEAVYSDPKTGLRFSASDPRNEGAALGQD, from the coding sequence ATGGACTGTTCAGACAGCGCGAGGAGGGCTGAACCCGTGAAGGAGATGAGCTTCCGCGGTGCGGTGCTGAAGCGAGGGCTGCTGACCGCGGTGATGTTGGTGGCGTGTGTGGCACAGGCGGCGCGGCCCTACCGGGGCGGCGCGGTGGCCACGGCCTACCCGCAGGCGAGCGCGGCGGCGTTGGAGATGCTGGAGAAGGGCGGCAACGCCACGGACGCGGCGGTGGCGGCGGCCTTCGTGGCGGCGGTGGTGGGCCCCTACCACTCCGGCATTGGCGGCGGCGGCTTCGCGCTGGTGCACGACGCGAAGCGCGGCGACACGAAGGTGCTGGACTTCCGTGAAGTCGCCCCCAAGGCGGCCACGCGGGACATGTACGTGAAGGACGGCAAGGTGGTGCCGGGCCTGTCCACGGACGGCGCGCTGAGCGTGGCGGTGCCGGGAGCCGTGGCGGGCTACCTGGAGCTGCTCAAGGCGCACGGCAAGCTGAAGCCCGCCGTGGTGCTGGCGCCGGCCATCGCGGCGGCGAAGCGGGGCATGTGGGTGACGCCGCGCTACCGCACCATGGCGGAGGGCCGGCTGGCCTGCCTGCGCCGGGACGCGGAGGCCTCGCGCGTGTTCCTGGTGAAGGACGCCCAGGGCCAGTGGGAGGCCCCGCCCGTGGGGCACCTCATCCGCCAGCCCGACCTGGCGCGCACGCTGACCGCCATCTCGAAGCAGGGCGCCAAGGCCTTCTATGCGGGGCCGGTGGCGAAGGCCATCGCCACGTCGGTGCAGGCGGGCGGCGGCATCCTCACGCAGGAGGACCTGGCCGCGTACAAGACGCGCGGCGCCACGCCGCTCGCGGGCTCGTACCGCGGCCACCGCGTGCTCACCATGCCCCCGCCGAGCGCGGGCGGCGTGGCCGTCATCCAGGTCCTGACGGCGCTGGAGCAACTCCGGCCCCAGGGCCTGGCGTTCCGCGACGCGGAGGCGCTGCACCTCTACGTGGAGGCCGTGCGGCGGGCCTACGTGGACCGCGCGAAGCACCTGGGGGACCCGGCCTTCGTGGACGTGCCCCTGGCGCGGCTGGTGTCAGCCGGGCACGTCGCGGACCTGGCGGGCTCCATCGACCCGAAGAAGGCCACGCCCAGCGCGTCCCTGCTGGCGCCGAAGGAAGGCGTGCGGGGCTCCACGCTGACGGACGAGCCCACCACCCTGACGCCCGAGCCGGAGAAGAAGAACACCACGCACATCTCCGTCATCGACAAGGACGGCAACGCGGTGGCCATGACGACGACGGTGAACTACGGCTTCGGCTCGTGCATGGTGGCCAAGGGCACCGGCGTGCTGCTCAACGACGAGATGGACGACTTCGCCGCGCAGCCCGGCGTGCCCAACGCCTACGGCCTGGTGACGGGCGAGCCCAACGCGATTGCGCCGGGCAAGGTCCCGCTGTCCTCCATGTCCCCCACGCTGGTGTTCTCCAAGGAGGACCCAAGGCGCGTCATGCTCGCGGTGGGCAGCCCCGGCGGCTCCACCATCCCCACCACCGTCATCCAGGTCATCAGCAACGTGGTGGACCACGGCATGGACGTGGCGCGCGCGGTGAACGAGGGCCGCGTGCACCACCAGTACCTGCCCGACGAGGTGTGGGTGGACAGGTGGGGCCTGGAGCCGGCGACGCTGTCCGCGCTGGAGGCCAAGGGCCACAAAATCCGCCGCGTGGAGCAGTGGGGTGACGCGGAGGCCGTCTACAGCGACCCGAAGACGGGGCTGCGCTTCTCCGCCAGCGACCCGCGCAACGAAGGCGCCGCCCTGGGGCAGGATTGA
- a CDS encoding RNA polymerase sigma factor has protein sequence MDDADSDAQAMLRVAAGDRRAFARLFDRHHASVARFAFRFVGNRERAEELTQDIFVKLYRNARAYQPTARFKTFLFRVATNHCLNEVRRGEYRTPRASAAAPDGDDRDGWDREGPQGDRPDAALEGRELERAVGEALADMSARERAAFTMCRFEGMAYRDIADALEASESAVKSLIHRATLAVARRIEALQTGTVPARSRA, from the coding sequence ATGGACGACGCGGACTCGGACGCACAGGCGATGTTGAGGGTGGCCGCGGGAGACCGGCGGGCCTTCGCCCGGCTGTTCGACCGCCACCACGCGAGCGTGGCGCGCTTCGCCTTCCGCTTCGTGGGCAACCGGGAGCGCGCCGAGGAGCTGACGCAGGACATCTTCGTGAAGCTCTACCGGAACGCGCGGGCCTACCAGCCCACGGCGCGCTTCAAGACCTTCCTCTTCCGGGTGGCCACCAACCACTGCCTCAACGAGGTGCGGCGCGGCGAGTACCGGACGCCGCGCGCGTCCGCCGCGGCGCCGGACGGAGACGACAGGGACGGCTGGGACAGGGAGGGCCCCCAGGGCGACAGGCCGGATGCGGCGCTGGAGGGGCGGGAGCTGGAACGGGCGGTGGGCGAGGCATTGGCGGACATGAGCGCCCGGGAGCGCGCGGCCTTCACCATGTGCCGCTTCGAGGGCATGGCGTACCGGGACATCGCGGACGCGCTGGAGGCGAGCGAGTCCGCCGTGAAGAGCCTCATCCACCGCGCCACGTTGGCGGTGGCGCGCAGGATTGAGGCGCTGCAGACGGGCACCGTGCCCGCGAGGAGCAGGGCATGA
- a CDS encoding alkaline phosphatase D family protein — MFPAGWKGALDSRACYPTRATRSAALFDRFKRRSFLQAVVAVAATTAFGCNDDETSSDAGEKYFPQSVCSGDPRPDSVVLWVRAVDPDNAGANTQVRLEVSTSESFSSLVLDQTFTAQAAFDHALKVKVTNLSARTTYYYRFSIDAGGQKHSTVTGRTRTAPAPTDTVPVKFVFASCQDYIGRYYNAWQHLLQLDEDLDFVVFLGDYIYETTGDASFQSVDGRGVIFSEPEKALRQGTGLTAFYAANSLSNYRDLYKNLRKDKVIQRVHERYPFIVTWDDHEFSDDCWGDVATYTDEKTNEKQTERRRNAEQAFFEYIPMEHGESAAGAIDINAVVSQPTRIYRDFEFGQNLKLLVTDTRTYRPDHLIPEDAYPGKVAVPAEQLALVLPTLPEPVQAQLQSDMFAYVDIDAAELRLYKDLLTGVYVQQAVAAGLTAEEAATKAATWITGGQALLYVNQVLNAVNQARVAAGEDAIPAIPVDGTPRGLAFAHMGKTGLFGIQGSRYVVVKPIFDLYAAIKYMGSAGASEGIFGNEQQAWLQESVSQATNAWKIIVSSISLTTMVFKLSDKADVPDPTLRQDFYFNVDQWDGFPTKKQEFLKSLRDSNVQNALFISGDIHASFASVESGIPALTAPAISSGSIKELAGLAVIGAGFSTGSTVYRYIVAELDKSLKEAHPGMEFVDGDAHGFVVLEVGASEAKASFHLIPSTEIAKDYSLRQPSELTEKFTRRDFVIKDGTITAA, encoded by the coding sequence ATGTTTCCTGCTGGATGGAAGGGCGCTCTAGACTCGCGGGCCTGTTACCCAACCCGCGCAACCCGGAGTGCCGCCTTGTTCGACCGATTCAAACGCCGCAGTTTCCTCCAGGCCGTCGTCGCTGTGGCAGCGACCACTGCGTTCGGATGTAACGACGATGAGACGTCGTCGGATGCTGGCGAGAAGTACTTCCCGCAGTCGGTGTGCTCGGGTGACCCGCGCCCGGACAGCGTGGTGCTGTGGGTGCGCGCGGTGGACCCGGACAACGCGGGCGCGAACACGCAGGTGCGGCTGGAGGTCTCCACCAGCGAGTCGTTCAGCAGCCTGGTGCTGGACCAGACGTTCACCGCGCAGGCGGCGTTCGACCATGCGCTGAAGGTGAAGGTGACGAACCTGTCCGCGCGCACGACGTACTACTACCGCTTCTCCATCGACGCGGGCGGCCAGAAGCACTCCACGGTGACGGGCCGCACCCGCACCGCGCCGGCCCCCACGGACACCGTGCCGGTGAAGTTCGTCTTCGCGAGCTGCCAGGACTACATCGGCCGTTACTACAACGCGTGGCAGCACCTGCTGCAGCTCGACGAGGACCTGGACTTCGTCGTCTTCCTGGGTGACTACATCTACGAGACGACGGGCGACGCGTCCTTCCAGTCCGTGGACGGCCGTGGCGTCATCTTCAGCGAGCCGGAGAAGGCGCTGCGCCAGGGCACGGGCCTGACGGCGTTCTACGCGGCCAACTCGCTGTCCAACTACCGCGACCTCTACAAGAACCTGCGCAAGGACAAGGTCATCCAGCGGGTGCACGAGCGCTACCCGTTCATCGTCACCTGGGATGACCACGAGTTCTCCGACGACTGCTGGGGCGACGTCGCGACGTACACGGACGAGAAGACCAACGAGAAGCAGACCGAGCGCCGCCGCAACGCGGAGCAGGCCTTCTTCGAGTACATCCCCATGGAGCACGGCGAGAGCGCCGCGGGCGCCATCGACATCAACGCCGTGGTGTCCCAGCCCACGCGCATCTACCGCGACTTCGAGTTCGGTCAGAACCTGAAGCTGCTGGTGACGGACACGCGCACCTACCGCCCCGACCACCTCATCCCCGAGGACGCCTACCCGGGCAAGGTGGCGGTGCCGGCCGAGCAGCTCGCCCTGGTGCTGCCGACGCTGCCCGAGCCCGTCCAGGCGCAGCTCCAGTCGGACATGTTCGCCTACGTGGACATCGACGCCGCGGAGCTGCGGCTCTACAAGGACCTCCTCACCGGCGTGTACGTGCAGCAGGCCGTCGCCGCGGGGCTCACGGCGGAAGAGGCGGCCACGAAGGCGGCCACCTGGATTACCGGCGGGCAGGCGCTCCTGTACGTCAACCAGGTGCTGAACGCCGTCAACCAGGCGCGCGTGGCGGCGGGCGAGGATGCCATCCCGGCGATTCCCGTCGACGGCACGCCGCGCGGCCTGGCCTTCGCCCACATGGGCAAGACGGGGCTCTTCGGCATCCAGGGTTCGCGCTACGTCGTGGTGAAGCCCATCTTCGACCTGTACGCGGCCATCAAGTACATGGGCTCGGCGGGGGCCTCCGAGGGCATCTTCGGCAACGAGCAGCAGGCGTGGCTGCAGGAGTCGGTGTCGCAGGCCACCAACGCGTGGAAGATCATCGTCTCCTCCATCTCGCTCACCACCATGGTGTTCAAGCTGAGCGACAAGGCGGACGTCCCGGACCCCACGCTGCGCCAGGACTTCTACTTCAACGTGGACCAGTGGGACGGCTTCCCCACGAAGAAGCAGGAGTTCCTCAAGTCCCTGCGCGACAGCAACGTGCAGAACGCGCTGTTCATCTCCGGCGACATCCACGCGTCCTTCGCGTCCGTGGAGTCCGGCATCCCCGCGCTGACGGCGCCGGCCATCTCCTCCGGCTCCATCAAGGAGCTGGCGGGCCTGGCCGTCATCGGCGCGGGCTTCTCCACCGGCAGCACCGTGTACCGGTACATCGTGGCGGAGCTGGACAAGTCGCTGAAGGAGGCCCACCCGGGCATGGAGTTCGTGGACGGTGACGCCCACGGCTTCGTGGTGCTGGAGGTCGGCGCCTCCGAGGCGAAGGCGTCCTTCCACCTCATCCCGAGCACGGAGATCGCCAAGGACTACTCGCTGCGCCAGCCCTCCGAGCTGACGGAGAAGTTCACCCGCCGCGACTTCGTCATCAAGGACGGCACCATCACCGCCGCCTGA
- a CDS encoding anti-sigma factor family protein gives MSCDYEEDLTAYVDGELPPARGARLRVHLDTCADCRATEALLRTTVARMAALPAFEPSPASRRAVMAELDALPAPWWARLKTWPRPAVLVPAAGLVAVLAVSLLLTRAGPGAPLALEDASVMELAANLELAEDYELLGLDDMDDLEVVANLHELEVTR, from the coding sequence ATGAGCTGTGACTACGAAGAGGATTTGACGGCGTACGTGGACGGCGAGCTGCCCCCGGCTCGCGGCGCCCGGCTGCGTGTCCACCTGGACACCTGCGCGGACTGCCGCGCCACGGAGGCGCTGCTGCGCACCACCGTGGCGCGCATGGCGGCGCTGCCCGCCTTCGAGCCCTCACCGGCCTCGCGGCGCGCGGTGATGGCGGAGCTGGACGCGTTGCCCGCGCCCTGGTGGGCGCGGCTGAAGACGTGGCCGCGCCCGGCGGTGCTGGTCCCCGCCGCCGGCCTGGTGGCGGTGCTGGCCGTGTCCCTGCTCCTGACGCGCGCCGGCCCGGGCGCGCCGCTGGCGCTGGAGGACGCGTCCGTCATGGAGCTGGCGGCGAACCTGGAGCTGGCCGAGGACTACGAGCTGCTGGGGCTCGACGACATGGATGACCTGGAGGTCGTCGCGAACCTCCACGAGCTGGAGGTGACGCGATGA
- the glmU gene encoding bifunctional UDP-N-acetylglucosamine diphosphorylase/glucosamine-1-phosphate N-acetyltransferase GlmU, whose product MLRRMSVLAAVVLCAGKGTRMKSEKAKVLHPILGRPLCAYPLKRALELGATSVVPVVGHQAEAVEKAVRALFPEAPLRFALQREQRGTADAVRSAEEALKGYSGRVLILYGDVPLLRRETLEALLAAHDQAGGKLAMVSTTLEDPTGYGRVLREGGKVTRIVEHKDCTPAQRQVRECNAGIYSVDADFLWKALADIKPQNAQGEYYLTDLVEMAAKLGPVGSVEADATETAGVNDRVELAARARVMQQRINEAHMRAGVSLVDPATAYIEEGVTVGPDTEIGPSVTLAAGTVVGRGCVIGQGSVLQASTVADDTVIKPYSVLEEARVGARNVIGPFSRLRPGTELAEDVHLGNFVETKKARIGKGSKANHLTYLGDAVIGSGCNVGAGTITCNYDGVNKHLTELGDGVFIGSDTQLVAPVKVGDGSYVGAGTTVTKNVPPGSLAVSRTPQVTKEGWVATKKARQAKARAG is encoded by the coding sequence ATTCTCCGCCGCATGAGCGTTCTGGCGGCGGTGGTGCTGTGCGCGGGCAAGGGCACGCGGATGAAGTCGGAGAAGGCGAAGGTCCTTCACCCCATCCTCGGCCGGCCTCTTTGCGCGTATCCCCTCAAGCGGGCCCTTGAACTGGGCGCCACGTCGGTGGTCCCGGTGGTGGGCCATCAGGCGGAAGCGGTGGAGAAGGCCGTCCGCGCCCTCTTCCCGGAGGCCCCGTTGCGCTTCGCGCTCCAGCGCGAGCAGCGCGGCACGGCGGACGCGGTGCGCTCCGCGGAGGAGGCCCTGAAGGGGTACTCGGGCCGGGTCCTCATCCTCTACGGCGACGTGCCGCTCCTGCGCCGCGAGACGCTGGAGGCGCTGCTGGCCGCCCATGACCAGGCGGGCGGCAAGCTGGCCATGGTGTCCACCACCCTGGAGGACCCCACGGGCTACGGCCGGGTCCTCCGCGAGGGCGGCAAGGTGACGCGCATCGTGGAGCACAAGGACTGCACCCCGGCGCAGCGCCAGGTGCGCGAGTGCAACGCGGGCATCTACTCCGTGGACGCGGACTTCCTCTGGAAGGCGCTGGCGGACATCAAGCCGCAGAACGCCCAGGGCGAGTACTACCTCACCGACCTGGTGGAGATGGCCGCGAAGCTGGGCCCGGTGGGCTCGGTGGAGGCGGACGCCACGGAGACGGCCGGGGTGAATGACCGGGTGGAGCTGGCCGCCCGCGCGCGCGTGATGCAACAGCGCATCAATGAAGCGCACATGCGGGCCGGCGTGTCGCTGGTGGACCCGGCCACGGCCTACATCGAGGAAGGCGTCACCGTGGGGCCGGACACCGAAATCGGTCCGTCCGTCACGCTGGCCGCCGGCACCGTGGTGGGCAGGGGCTGCGTCATTGGCCAGGGCAGCGTGCTGCAGGCCTCCACCGTGGCGGATGACACCGTCATCAAGCCCTATTCCGTGTTGGAGGAGGCCCGCGTCGGAGCGCGCAATGTCATTGGCCCCTTCTCGCGGCTGCGCCCCGGGACGGAGCTGGCCGAGGACGTGCATCTGGGCAACTTCGTGGAGACGAAGAAGGCTCGCATCGGAAAAGGTTCGAAGGCCAACCACCTCACGTACCTGGGTGACGCTGTCATTGGTTCAGGGTGCAACGTGGGGGCGGGCACCATCACCTGTAACTATGACGGGGTGAACAAGCACCTGACTGAGCTGGGTGATGGTGTGTTCATCGGCTCCGACACCCAGCTCGTCGCGCCCGTGAAGGTGGGGGACGGCTCGTATGTCGGCGCGGGCACCACGGTGACGAAAAATGTGCCTCCCGGGAGCCTCGCTGTGTCGCGGACGCCACAGGTGACCAAGGAAGGCTGGGTGGCCACCAAGAAGGCGCGCCAGGCGAAGGCCCGGGCCGGTTAG